One genomic window of Leopardus geoffroyi isolate Oge1 chromosome C3, O.geoffroyi_Oge1_pat1.0, whole genome shotgun sequence includes the following:
- the LOC123585988 gene encoding T-cell surface glycoprotein CD1a-like isoform X1, with protein sequence MLLLQLVLLTVLVPGGDSDDDFQEPTTFRIILTASFYNRARAQNQGSAWLGQLQTHGWDSKTGAFIFLRPWSRGNFSKERLIEQEKLFHSYSIRFLQVFQDHVSQWQLEYPFQVQLEGGCELHLGEASVGFVRVAYQGSDLMNFQNTSWWPSPKGGRRAQQVCTVFNQYHVVNVRTQAQINDICPHFLLGLLDAGKTDLQRQVRPEAWLSTGPSPGPGRLLLVCHVSGFYPKPVWVTWIRGDQEQQGTRRGDVLPHADGTWYLQTSLDVEAREAAGLSCRVRHSSLGGQDIVLYWEQHRPVGLVFLAVIVPLVLLAGLVFWLWKCRKTHWRHRFTGLPLEQDPGSPGVRTYLNPAQW encoded by the exons ATGCTGTTGTTGCAACTGGTGTTGCTCACGGTTCTTGTCCCAGGTGGTGACAGTGACGATG ACTTCCAGGAGCCAACAACTTTTCGAATCATCCTGACCGCATCTTTTTACAACCGTGCCCGGGCACAAAATCAGGGTTCAGCTTGGCTGGGACAGCTGCAGACTCATGGCTGGGACAGCAAGACCGGAGCTTTCATTTTCCTGCGGCCTTGGTCCAGGGGCAACTTCAGCAAAGAGAGGCTCATTGAACAGGAAAAGTTATTCCATTCATACTCCATTAGATTTCTTCAGGTATTTCAAGACCATGTCAGTCAATGGCAGCTTGAAT ATCCCTTTCAGGTCCAACTGGAAGGAGGCTGTGAGCTGCACCTTGGAGAAGCATCAGTAGGATTTGTGAGGGTTGCATATCAAGGATCAGATCTCATGAACTTCCAGAACACGTCATGGTGGCCATCtccaaagggaggaaggagggctcAGCAGGTCTGCACAGTTTTCAATCAGTACCATGTGGTCAATGTAAGAACACAGGCACAAATCAATGACATCTGCCCCCATTTCCTCTTGGGTCTTCTTGACGCAGGAAAGACAGATCTGCAGCGACAAG TGAGGCCCGAGGCCTGGCTGTCCACTGGCCCAAGTCCGGGGCCTGGCCGTCTGCTCCTCGTGTGCCACGTCTCTGGTTTCTACCCAAAGCCAGTGTGGGTGACGTGGATTCGGGGTGACCAGGAGCAACAGGGCACCCGACGAGGTGACGTTTTGCCCCATGCTGACGGGACATGGTATCTTCAGACGTCCTTGGATGTGGAAGCCAGAGAGGCAGCCGGCCTGTCTTGCCGAGTGAGACACAGCAGTCTAGGAGGCCAGGATATTGTCCTCTACTGGG AGCAGCACCGCCCGGTGGGCTTGGTCTTCCTGGCGGTGATCGTGCCCCTGGTGCTTCTGGCAGGTCTTGTGTTCTGGCTCTGGAAGTGTCG GAAAACACACTGGAGACATCGGTTCACTGGCCTCCCTTTAGAGCAAGATCCCGGCAGCCCAGGAGTCAGGACATACTTAAACCCAGCTCAGTGGTGA
- the LOC123585988 gene encoding T-cell surface glycoprotein CD1a-like isoform X2, producing MLLLQLVLLTVLVPGGDSDDDFQEPTTFRIILTASFYNRARAQNQGSAWLGQLQTHGWDSKTGAFIFLRPWSRGNFSKERLIEQEKLFHSYSIRFLQVFQDHVSQWQLEYPFQVQLEGGCELHLGEASVGFVRVAYQGSDLMNFQNTSWWPSPKGGRRAQQVCTVFNQYHVVNVRTQAQINDICPHFLLGLLDAGKTDLQRQVRPEAWLSTGPSPGPGRLLLVCHVSGFYPKPVWVTWIRGDQEQQGTRRGDVLPHADGTWYLQTSLDVEAREAAGLSCRVRHSSLGGQDIVLYWEQHRPVGLVFLAVVMPLVLLAGLAFWLWKRWKSHWRPQCTGLPLERDPSSPGPGRP from the exons ATGCTGTTGTTGCAACTGGTGTTGCTCACGGTTCTTGTCCCAGGTGGTGACAGTGACGATG ACTTCCAGGAGCCAACAACTTTTCGAATCATCCTGACCGCATCTTTTTACAACCGTGCCCGGGCACAAAATCAGGGTTCAGCTTGGCTGGGACAGCTGCAGACTCATGGCTGGGACAGCAAGACCGGAGCTTTCATTTTCCTGCGGCCTTGGTCCAGGGGCAACTTCAGCAAAGAGAGGCTCATTGAACAGGAAAAGTTATTCCATTCATACTCCATTAGATTTCTTCAGGTATTTCAAGACCATGTCAGTCAATGGCAGCTTGAAT ATCCCTTTCAGGTCCAACTGGAAGGAGGCTGTGAGCTGCACCTTGGAGAAGCATCAGTAGGATTTGTGAGGGTTGCATATCAAGGATCAGATCTCATGAACTTCCAGAACACGTCATGGTGGCCATCtccaaagggaggaaggagggctcAGCAGGTCTGCACAGTTTTCAATCAGTACCATGTGGTCAATGTAAGAACACAGGCACAAATCAATGACATCTGCCCCCATTTCCTCTTGGGTCTTCTTGACGCAGGAAAGACAGATCTGCAGCGACAAG TGAGGCCCGAGGCCTGGCTGTCCACTGGCCCAAGTCCGGGGCCTGGCCGTCTGCTCCTCGTGTGCCACGTCTCTGGTTTCTACCCAAAGCCAGTGTGGGTGACGTGGATTCGGGGTGACCAGGAGCAACAGGGCACCCGACGAGGTGACGTTTTGCCCCATGCTGACGGGACATGGTATCTTCAGACGTCCTTGGATGTGGAAGCCAGAGAGGCAGCCGGCCTGTCTTGCCGAGTGAGACACAGCAGTCTAGGAGGCCAGGATATTGTCCTCTACTGGG AGCAGCACCGCCCCGTGGGATTGGTCTTCCTGGCGGTGGTCATGCCCCTGGTGCTTCTGGCAGGTCTTGCGTTCTGGCTCTGGAAGCGCTG
- the LOC123585988 gene encoding T-cell surface glycoprotein CD1a-like isoform X5: MLLLQLVLLTVLVPGGDSDDDFQEPTTFRIILTASFYNRARAQNQGSAWLGQLQTHGWDSKTGAFIFLRPWSRGNFSKERLIEQEKLFHSYSIRFLQVFQDHVSQWQLEYPFQVQLEGGCELHLGEASVGFVRVAYQGSDLMNFQNTSWWPSPKGGRRAQQVCTVFNQYHVVNVRTQAQINDICPHFLLGLLDAGKTDLQRQVRPEAWLSTGPSPGPGRLLLVCHVSGFYPKPVWVTWIRGDQEQQGTRRGDVLPHADGTWYLQTSLDVEAREAAGLSCRVRHSSLGGQDIVLYWEQHRPVGLVFLAVVMPLVLLAGLAFWLWKRWKSHWRHQCTGLPLE, from the exons ATGCTGTTGTTGCAACTGGTGTTGCTCACGGTTCTTGTCCCAGGTGGTGACAGTGACGATG ACTTCCAGGAGCCAACAACTTTTCGAATCATCCTGACCGCATCTTTTTACAACCGTGCCCGGGCACAAAATCAGGGTTCAGCTTGGCTGGGACAGCTGCAGACTCATGGCTGGGACAGCAAGACCGGAGCTTTCATTTTCCTGCGGCCTTGGTCCAGGGGCAACTTCAGCAAAGAGAGGCTCATTGAACAGGAAAAGTTATTCCATTCATACTCCATTAGATTTCTTCAGGTATTTCAAGACCATGTCAGTCAATGGCAGCTTGAAT ATCCCTTTCAGGTCCAACTGGAAGGAGGCTGTGAGCTGCACCTTGGAGAAGCATCAGTAGGATTTGTGAGGGTTGCATATCAAGGATCAGATCTCATGAACTTCCAGAACACGTCATGGTGGCCATCtccaaagggaggaaggagggctcAGCAGGTCTGCACAGTTTTCAATCAGTACCATGTGGTCAATGTAAGAACACAGGCACAAATCAATGACATCTGCCCCCATTTCCTCTTGGGTCTTCTTGACGCAGGAAAGACAGATCTGCAGCGACAAG TGAGGCCCGAGGCCTGGCTGTCCACTGGCCCAAGTCCGGGGCCTGGCCGTCTGCTCCTCGTGTGCCACGTCTCTGGTTTCTACCCAAAGCCAGTGTGGGTGACGTGGATTCGGGGTGACCAGGAGCAACAGGGCACCCGACGAGGTGACGTTTTGCCCCATGCTGACGGGACATGGTATCTTCAGACGTCCTTGGATGTGGAAGCCAGAGAGGCAGCCGGCCTGTCTTGCCGAGTGAGACACAGCAGTCTAGGAGGCCAGGATATTGTCCTCTACTGGG AGCAGCACCGCCCCGTGGGATTGGTCTTCCTGGCGGTGGTCATGCCCCTGGTGCTTCTGGCAGGTCTTGCGTTCTGGCTCTGGAAGCGCTG GAAATCACACTGGAGACATCAGTGCACTGGCCTTCCTTTGGAGTAA
- the LOC123585988 gene encoding T-cell surface glycoprotein CD1a-like isoform X4, giving the protein MSICSSGTDFQEPTTFRIILTASFYNRARAQNQGSAWLGQLQTHGWDSKTGAFIFLRPWSRGNFSKERLIEQEKLFHSYSIRFLQVFQDHVSQWQLEYPFQVQLEGGCELHLGEASVGFVRVAYQGSDLMNFQNTSWWPSPKGGRRAQQVCTVFNQYHVVNVRTQAQINDICPHFLLGLLDAGKTDLQRQVRPEAWLSTGPSPGPGRLLLVCHVSGFYPKPVWVTWIRGDQEQQGTRRGDVLPHADGTWYLQTSLDVEAREAAGLSCRVRHSSLGGQDIVLYWEQHRPVGLVFLAVIVPLVLLAGLVFWLWKCRKTHWRHRFTGLPLEQDPGSPGVRTYLNPAQW; this is encoded by the exons ATG TCTATCTGTTCTTCTGGCACAGACTTCCAGGAGCCAACAACTTTTCGAATCATCCTGACCGCATCTTTTTACAACCGTGCCCGGGCACAAAATCAGGGTTCAGCTTGGCTGGGACAGCTGCAGACTCATGGCTGGGACAGCAAGACCGGAGCTTTCATTTTCCTGCGGCCTTGGTCCAGGGGCAACTTCAGCAAAGAGAGGCTCATTGAACAGGAAAAGTTATTCCATTCATACTCCATTAGATTTCTTCAGGTATTTCAAGACCATGTCAGTCAATGGCAGCTTGAAT ATCCCTTTCAGGTCCAACTGGAAGGAGGCTGTGAGCTGCACCTTGGAGAAGCATCAGTAGGATTTGTGAGGGTTGCATATCAAGGATCAGATCTCATGAACTTCCAGAACACGTCATGGTGGCCATCtccaaagggaggaaggagggctcAGCAGGTCTGCACAGTTTTCAATCAGTACCATGTGGTCAATGTAAGAACACAGGCACAAATCAATGACATCTGCCCCCATTTCCTCTTGGGTCTTCTTGACGCAGGAAAGACAGATCTGCAGCGACAAG TGAGGCCCGAGGCCTGGCTGTCCACTGGCCCAAGTCCGGGGCCTGGCCGTCTGCTCCTCGTGTGCCACGTCTCTGGTTTCTACCCAAAGCCAGTGTGGGTGACGTGGATTCGGGGTGACCAGGAGCAACAGGGCACCCGACGAGGTGACGTTTTGCCCCATGCTGACGGGACATGGTATCTTCAGACGTCCTTGGATGTGGAAGCCAGAGAGGCAGCCGGCCTGTCTTGCCGAGTGAGACACAGCAGTCTAGGAGGCCAGGATATTGTCCTCTACTGGG AGCAGCACCGCCCGGTGGGCTTGGTCTTCCTGGCGGTGATCGTGCCCCTGGTGCTTCTGGCAGGTCTTGTGTTCTGGCTCTGGAAGTGTCG GAAAACACACTGGAGACATCGGTTCACTGGCCTCCCTTTAGAGCAAGATCCCGGCAGCCCAGGAGTCAGGACATACTTAAACCCAGCTCAGTGGTGA
- the LOC123585988 gene encoding T-cell surface glycoprotein CD1a-like isoform X6, translating into MPSTSPLLPLSFASTHLLSSLSLSLSCNSHSLFPDPFQVQLAGGCDSHFGEASTGFMQIAYQGPDLVSFQNTSWWPSPKGGRRAQQVSKLFNQYHVVNLRIQANINDMCPHFLLGLLEAGKADLQRQVRPEAWLSTGPSPAPGRLLLMCHVSGFYPKPVWVTWMRGDQDHQGTRRGDVLPHADGTWYLQTSLDVEAREAAGLSCRVRHSSLGGQDVVLYWGTADHKGHKINNTRNGELKVRILQMWEEAECLVKCPSLSRDGKREGGRVVGEAEGDRSKKDQEGAVEPKMDGN; encoded by the exons ATGCCCTCAacttctcctctgcttcctctgtccTTTGCTTCCACTCATCTCCtttcatctctttccctctccctttcctgtaactcacattctctcttcccAGATCCCTTTCAGGTACAGCTGGCAGGAGGCTGCGATTCTCACTTTGGAGAAGCATCAACAGGCTTCATGCAGATTGCGTATCAAGGACCAGATCTTGTGAGTTTCCAGAACACGTCATGGTGGCCATCtccaaagggaggaaggagagctcAGCAGGTCTCCAAACTATTCAATCAGTACCATGTGGTCAACTTACGAATACAAGCAAATATTAATGACATGTGCCCCCATTTCCTCTTGGGTCTTCTTGAGGCAGGGAAGGCAGACCTTCAGCGACAAG TAAGGCCAGAGGCCTGGCTGTCCACTGGCCCAAGTCCGGCACCTGGCCGTCTGCTCCTCATGTGCCACGTCTCTGGCTTCTACCCAAAGCCAGTGTGGGTGACGTGGATGCGGGGTGACCAGGACCACCAGGGCACCCGACGAGGCGACGTCTTGCCCCATGCTGACGGGACATGGTATCTTCAGACGTCCTTGGATGTGGAAGCCAGAGAGGCAGCTGGCCTGTCTTGCCGAGTGAGACACAGCAGTCTAGGAGGCCAGGACGTGGTCCTCTACTGGG GGACTGCAGATCATAAAGgacataaaattaataacacaagaaatGGAGAGCTGAAGGTGAGGATCCTACAGATGTGGGAGGAAGCAGAGTGTTTGGTGAAGTGTCCATCTCTGAGCAGGGATGGGAAACGAGAAGGAGGAAGGGTGGTTGGTGAGGCAGAGGGTGACAGGAGCAAAAAGGACCAGGAAGGTGCAGTTGAACCCAAGATGGATGGGAATTGA
- the LOC123585988 gene encoding T-cell surface glycoprotein CD1a-like isoform X7: MPSTSPLLPLSFASTHLLSSLSLSLSCNSHSLFPDPFQVQLAGGCDSHFGEASTGFMQIAYQGPDLVSFQNTSWWPSPKGGRRAQQVSKLFNQYHVVNLRIQANINDMCPHFLLGLLEAGKADLQRQVRPEAWLSTGPSPAPGRLLLMCHVSGFYPKPVWVTWMRGDQDHQGTRRGDVLPHADGTWYLQTSLDVEAREAAGLSCRVRHSSLGGQDVVLYWEQHRPVGLVFLAVIVPLVLLAGLVFWLWKCRKTHWRHRFTGLPLEQDPGSPGVRTYLNPAQW, from the exons ATGCCCTCAacttctcctctgcttcctctgtccTTTGCTTCCACTCATCTCCtttcatctctttccctctccctttcctgtaactcacattctctcttcccAGATCCCTTTCAGGTACAGCTGGCAGGAGGCTGCGATTCTCACTTTGGAGAAGCATCAACAGGCTTCATGCAGATTGCGTATCAAGGACCAGATCTTGTGAGTTTCCAGAACACGTCATGGTGGCCATCtccaaagggaggaaggagagctcAGCAGGTCTCCAAACTATTCAATCAGTACCATGTGGTCAACTTACGAATACAAGCAAATATTAATGACATGTGCCCCCATTTCCTCTTGGGTCTTCTTGAGGCAGGGAAGGCAGACCTTCAGCGACAAG TAAGGCCAGAGGCCTGGCTGTCCACTGGCCCAAGTCCGGCACCTGGCCGTCTGCTCCTCATGTGCCACGTCTCTGGCTTCTACCCAAAGCCAGTGTGGGTGACGTGGATGCGGGGTGACCAGGACCACCAGGGCACCCGACGAGGCGACGTCTTGCCCCATGCTGACGGGACATGGTATCTTCAGACGTCCTTGGATGTGGAAGCCAGAGAGGCAGCTGGCCTGTCTTGCCGAGTGAGACACAGCAGTCTAGGAGGCCAGGACGTGGTCCTCTACTGGG AGCAGCACCGCCCGGTGGGCTTGGTCTTCCTGGCGGTGATCGTGCCCCTGGTGCTTCTGGCAGGTCTTGTGTTCTGGCTCTGGAAGTGTCG GAAAACACACTGGAGACATCGGTTCACTGGCCTCCCTTTAGAGCAAGATCCCGGCAGCCCAGGAGTCAGGACATACTTAAACCCAGCTCAGTGGTGA